The window GTTTTTTCATTCTTTTAAGTGTGTAATTTCTAAATGGCTTGTAAGTTCTAGCTGGCAGGAAAGTCTGGCATTAGGATGTTCTGGTGCTAGTACTTCTAGCACTTCCCGTTCTTCTGCGCTTGGTGGTGAGGTTTCACCGTTGACTAAGACGAGGCAAGTTCCACAAATGCCAGTGCGACAACCAAACAATACCGGAGAATTTTGGATTGTAAGGTGTTCTGATAGTTTTTGATGCGCGTCTAGGATGATGGATGGATAGTTAGTGCCTGGAAAAGAGATGATGTATTGTTTCTCATTCATAGGTTTTCTTCCTGTTAAATAACGCCAATGCTTTCTTTTGCGTGGCAAGATATTGGGGTATTGAATTAGAAGCCATTAAGGACATTTCTCGATTAATCTTCCAGGCGTAATCTACTTTTTCTAGATAAACCTTATAAGATGCGATCGCTTCTCGATGGGTTTGGTAACTTCGTTGTAAGCCTTCCGACTCTTGGCTAAAGCACAATTGCATCATCTCTTTGGCTTCATGATCGTCCATATTAAAAATAGACGATCGCAAGATTTGATAAATTGCTGAGTAAAGTGCTGGATCATACCAAAAAATCCCATTGATTGCGGCGGAAAAATGGTAATGATCTCGCTGACAACCCCGCAATCCCAAATTAGCTACAAATTGTTCAAAAACTGTCGGAGGCTTGAGGCACTTTACGACTTCATGGGAAAGAATTGTTGAACTATTAAAATGAAAGCTCTCATCCATAAAGTGATAGTAGGAAATTTTGGCGGGAATAGGAGCTTTTTCCGGGTGAGGATGTTTTTGGTAATAATTACTTAACTTATGCTGTACTAACTTGCCATTGAGTGTTCGTATTCCCCGCACGGTAAAGTATTGACAGGCGAGAAATGCATTATCTGACGACAATAACCCAAAGCAATGGAGTTGCAGTTTTTTCCACCAAGTTTTTAGATCATTGGTATCGGCATAAATCATT of the Allocoleopsis franciscana PCC 7113 genome contains:
- a CDS encoding 2Fe-2S iron-sulfur cluster binding domain-containing protein yields the protein MNEKQYIISFPGTNYPSIILDAHQKLSEHLTIQNSPVLFGCRTGICGTCLVLVNGETSPPSAEEREVLEVLAPEHPNARLSCQLELTSHLEITHLKE
- a CDS encoding P-aminobenzoate N-oxygenase AurF, which encodes MINNTISENQKIYKKIYLNYTRNKQQDHTILMDEASQAFRYEDCKDEYWNPEEFSLLYGTPVWEQATPSQRIILNQLYWVAYYSQIVSAEIATIFFNQTSAAGLYAQEDFRLVCDMLDLESMQERAHIHAFRTISSQVEIALFGRHIFTYAMRGPFTETMIYADTNDLKTWWKKLQLHCFGLLSSDNAFLACQYFTVRGIRTLNGKLVQHKLSNYYQKHPHPEKAPIPAKISYYHFMDESFHFNSSTILSHEVVKCLKPPTVFEQFVANLGLRGCQRDHYHFSAAINGIFWYDPALYSAIYQILRSSIFNMDDHEAKEMMQLCFSQESEGLQRSYQTHREAIASYKVYLEKVDYAWKINREMSLMASNSIPQYLATQKKALALFNRKKTYE